GCAACGCCGTATCCTGGACTAAATTGTGCAGTGCCAAGGGTAATTTTTGAAATGTTTAAACTATTTTTTTGTTTATAAATCTTGATTATTTCATCAGCAACGCGTTCAGTGCCTTTTCCATCAATTAAACCATAACATTTTTTCTTCATGTCAACTAGCTGTTGTGGAAACAAAAGTAGGGAGGTAACAGCTGTTATAATCTTTTCTTCTGTTACTTTATCATGATAGCCCAAAGAACGGACAGCTCCAGTTTCAACAAGTTTCTCAATGATACGTTGTTGTTCAGGTTCTTGTTCAATAACAAAAAAAGGAGTTCCTAATGCAAGTAATTCATATCCGGTATAGCCAGCGGTGCAAAATGCAATGTCTGCTTGGTACATATAATCTTCAATATTAGAAGCATTAAACACAATCTCAAAATTAGATGATAATTTAGTTCTCAGTTGCTCTAATTCTTTCATAAACGGAAAGGCATTTCCTATAATCACGGTAATCTTAATAGGCAGCGATGCTTTGTTTAGGGCAGTAATAACTTTTAACGTTGAGCCTAATCTATCTCCTCCGCCAAACGTAACCAGAATATTTTTCAGATTAGATTGCTGTTTTTTTTTGAGGTTTTCTGATATTTCATTAAGATATTTTTGGAAAGATCTGCGTAAAAGCAAATAGTTTAATCCAAGAAGCTTTTTTAAAGCTGGAAACTGGTCATAGTTAGTCTCGTCTGCAGAAATCTGTGTATTGACAACTATATCTGCTGAAGAATATAAATCAGTGAAATTATACAGATCATCAATAATAACTAACGCCTTGCATTTGTTTTTTATTCTTCTTATTAACTGCTCCCCTAATATTAGTGAACGCAGTACATCAATAACAATAATATCGGTATTTGGTATGTTAGGTGAAGTAGAATAAACAAAGTTAGCTTTTGAAATCAGGTTGAGAGCTGGTTCAAATAGATTTACATAAAAACAAACATTTGCATTATATTTATCTTTTAATTTCTGCGCTAAAGTAAGTGATCTCATAACATGGCCTAATCCAATATCTGAGCTTGCTTCACAATAAAAAACAACATTCGGAGCTTGGAGATATTCACTAACAGCGTAATATGTTTTTTGATTCACGTTAGAATTAATAGCTGCAATATCAGGATGAGATTTAAGAAAATCAATGCATTCTTTAATAGTAACAATTCTTTCCCTCGCACTACGCGCCAAAGGATGATATAGTTTATCATAGATAATGTTCATTAAATCATAATCTGCCTGTTCATCAACAGTCAATCTGAAAGTATGGTGCTGCAGCCAAGGTGATGCAGGAAAAAACTCAGTTGAAAATTGCTGGGGAAATTCCTCAATGACTAAAAATGGTTCGCGTTGATATGGTTTCACTGCTAAGGCATCTGCTTTTAATAAAGCTTCTTTAGTAATTATCTCTGCTCCTAATCCTAACGGAACACCGGTGTTATTCAACGTAAGACCAGTATTGCTAATATTATGAATATAATCTAATTTAAGAAATTTATCAGAGTTATGTGTTTGATGCTCCATAAAATATGCGAGCATCCTGCTGATTTCTTCAACATCAACTAAAGGACAGTCTGCAGTAACTCTTATGATAATATCTGCAGCATATTTTTGAGCAGCTTCTTTATAACGCTGCATAATGTCATCTTCACTCCCTTGATACCATTGAACTCCGCATTCTTGAGCAATTTTAACATTAGTTGATGTCGCAACAACAATTGCATCTATATCACCATTATCAAGCAAGGTTTGGCAGCGTTCGATAATATGAGTTAACATAGGTTTTCCAGCTAGGTTGAGTAGGATTTTAGAAGGTAATCTTGTAGAACCTACTCTCGCTTGGATTATAACCGCAATTCTTTTACTAGGATAGTTGTGTGGCATATTATACTTAAAAATAGGGAAATACTTATAAAGTTTAGTAAAAATAATGTAAAAAGCGAGAATTTTATAAGGAAGTAATTATCCACAAATTTATGTTCGAAGATACGTCAAAACTAAACTCATTGTCTAAATATTCATATCTTTTAATTTTATTAATACTGATAATGATAAGTGTCTTTCTTAGAATATTACCAACGTTCTTTTTAGGTGAAGAAGAGAAAGCTGAACAATATATTCATCTTCAGTTAAAAGAGAAGATAACTCAACAAGTTAAGCTCCAATATCCACAACTCTCTCGTGAAAAGCAAAGTGCCTTCGTTGAACGAGAGGTACGTAATTATCTCAGGGATAATGCTGAAAAAATAAAGCAGTTGGTTAAAACTCAAGCTTTAGTAAACAAAGCAAAATTTCAAGATCCTTCTGGTCAAACATATCTGTTTGCAATAGATCCATGGCATTGGTATAGATTGGTTAAGAACTATCTTGATCATGGTTATGAAGGCGATGTAGAGAAAAAGGGGAGATATTATGATACCTATATCTATGCAAATCTTCCTGATTTTTTCCGACCATCAGGCACAAGTAAAGTTAATAGTTTTCATGTATTCATAACAAGTATATTGTATAAAATAATTCACCTTTTGAATAAGGATATAAGTTTACTAGCGGTTTTATTTTATCTGTCGGTGTTCTTTAGTGCGCTTGCAGTAGTGCCTGCATTTTTCATAGGAAGAAAGTTTGGAGGCGCAATAGGTGGTTTCTTCGCCGGTTTAATAGTAGCATTTCATAAAATAATATTACATAGAACCATGGTTGGTCTTTACGACACTGATGCTTATACAATATTATTTCCTTTGATAATAATCTGGTTTTTTATTGAAGCATACCAGGGCTCTTTGACGAAGAGATTATTATTGATCCTAGCATCTGGTTTCTTAATGGGCGTTTATAGTTTTGCATGGATTGGTTGGTGGTATACATTCTATCTAGTATTTTTTGGATTTATGTTAATTATGGTCTATAAATATATGAACAGTATAAAGCTAAAATTAACACAATTCAGGGAATTTTTAAACGTCAGTGATATCTTTGGTGATATCTTTACTGGTTTTAAAAAAATTAAATTTGAAATGCTGTTGTCGCTAGTTTTTATAAGCTCTTCAGCATTATTTGTTTTTCTTTTCAAAGGTTTTGAAGGATTAAAAGCAGGATTTCTTGGACCATTTGGTTTTTTGACTATCAAAGAGATATCTGCAGAAAACCTCTGGCCAAATATATTTTCAACAGTAGATGAATTTCAAACCGTAAATCTCATCGAGTTAATTAATGGCATTGATGGCCAGCTCTTTTTTTTCTTAGCTCTGGTTGGTTTTTTATTATTAAGTTATAATATTAAAAACATTAAAAGTATAACTTTGCTCGGAGGTTTAGGGTGGATAATGTTTTGGATGTTTGCGATTAAATATATTCTTAAAAAAGGTTTAGCTAATCTTTTTTTTATAATCCCCCTAGTGATTCTTTTATACGTTATGTATAAAAAAGAATATTTAAAAGAAGAGCATGATCCTCATTATAACCCCTATTTGAATGATTTTATACTGTTATGGCTCATGTTATATTTAGGGGTCGTCATCTTTTTAACCTATCTTTTTACAAATATTATTTTCTTTTTAGCATTATTAGGACTTCCGTTTATATATATCTATCTCGTGAAAATAATTAAGGAAAGCGGTAGTGACTATGAAACTACCTTTGAGCCCTGTTTTGCCATGTTTTTTTTGTTATGGTTATTTATTACTATGTATTCAAGTACGCTTGGAAATCGGTTTGTTTTATTAGTTATTCCTCCTTTTGCATATGGATTCAGTTTTTGTATCAGCTATCTTATAGAAATGATTACACCAGCACTTAGTTCAGCGCTCTATCTCACAAAAACAGTAGTCAAAATCATAATGGTCATATTTTTTATTGCTCTTTTGACGCCACCTCTGATAAGTGCTTACACCCTGGTAAAATCTGCCACACCTGCGGTTACAGATACATGGTATGATAGTCTTACCTATATCAAAGAGAACTCGGCAAAAAATGCAGTTATTATTTCATGGTGGGATTTTGGGCATTGGTTTAAAGCAATCGCTGATAGGCCAGTGGCTATAGATGGTGGTACACAAAGTGCTCAGCAAATTGTGTACATTGGAAAACTTTTGTTGACTTCAGATGAAAAAGAAAGCGCAGCCATTTTACGAGTATTAAGTTGCGCTTCATATGGAGCTTTTGAAACAATGAAAATCTTTTTCAAGTACGATGAAATCAAAACTCGTGATGTTCTGGAACAAATAATGATGCTGCCTAAGGATCAGGCGACAGAAGTTCTTAAAACAGAAGGATTCGCCCAAGACAAAGTAGAACAGATCTTGGACTATACTCATTGTAAGCCGCCGCAAACTTTTCTTATCCTTAGTTATGACATGATATTTAAGACGTTTGTTTGGGCTCAAGTAGGTTCATGGGATATAAAACGTGCGCAAATATTACAATATGCTAACAAAAACAAACAAACTGAAGCAATAGCTTTTATGGAAACAAGCATGAATATGACTGAAGAGCAGGCGCAAACATCCTATGCAGAACTAAAAAAAATAAAAAATGCTGAAGAAAAAAATAAATGGGTCTCGCCGCAACTAAGATATCATGGCGTTGATACTTACTGTGAGAAAAAGAATGAAGCTGTTGTTTGTAAAAATAAAATTATACTTAACCTAACAACAGGAGAAGTCTATATTCAAGACGGTGATAAAAAATTCTATGCTTCCTATGCATCATATCTCAATCAAAATAATTCTGAATTTACCATATTTAAATCCCAAGTAAATGATACAGATCTCAAACTTAACAAACTTAATGCAAGTGAATCTGGCATATCAATTTTCAAAGGAGCTGATAACAAGTATTCTCTCGCAGTTATGGACAATCAATTAGTAGGGAGCATGTTCAATAGGTTGTATTTCTACAATGGTACAGGATTAAAATGCTTTAAATTATTTCATGAAGCTCAAATACCTGCGAGTAACGAGAAACTCTCAATATGGGAAGTTAACTGGAGCTGTTTGGAATAAAACAAAAAAAGAACTTTGCAAAATTATGGTTACTGCCAATTTTGTGAGCATTTTCGAAATACTTATCGAGCAATTTTCGGAGTTCCAGAGAGAAAATTGCTTTGTTAAACAGAGATCTAAATGCGAACTGGCAGTAACCCGAGCTATGCGAGTATTTTGCAAAGTTCTCTGAAGAATTATTGCATTCCAAGATGTTCCAAAGCAATCAATGCATCCTTCTTGACTGCGGTTGTAAGCTTTTTTCCAAGTAATTCTTGTATCTTTCTTGGATCAGTAATGCCTTTAAAATCTGCTCTTTTCATATCAATATCTTGTTCTGTCAAAATATGCCCGGCAGATAAATCATTAGTATAAATCAAGCTTTTTTGCGCCACTTTTTTCACATCTAACTCACTTTGATGAAATGTTTTTCGATAGTTGCCAGGAGCAACTTCTGCTTGTCTTTTCTCTTCTGGAGTGATGAGGAGTTGGGCAAGTTTTTCAGGTGTTTGGTGCAAGATTTTTGCGCCTTGTAAAATTCTTCGTAATTCGTCTGGTTCAGCAGAAAATCTATGGTCGGGTCCTTTGTCAAATTTATTTAAGGTAAAATGTTTCTCTATAACTGAAGCTCCCAAAGTCACAGCTTTTAAAGGTACAGCTACACCAGGAGTATGATCTGAAAAACCAGTTGGTATATGATAGGTATCATGAAGATATTTCATCGCATTAAGATTTACCATTTCTGCGGTTGTAGGATAAGCACTGACACAGTGAAGGAGAATTAATTGTTTATTTCCCGCAGCATAAATTGATTCAACAGCTCCATGGATTTCTAGATCATTCGAATACCCAGTTGATAAGATAATTGGTTTTCCTTTCCTTGCGACATAGGACAAAAAAGGATAGTTGGTTAGATCATCAGATCCAATCTTATAAGCATCAACGCCAATTCTTTCAAGGATTTCAACGCTTTCCTTATCTCCTCCTGGCGTAGAAATAAAGATAAGCCCTTTTGCTTCAGCATATGCTTTGAGTTCAACAAAATCTTTTTCAGTTAATTCATACCTCTTAAACATATCATATTGTTTTTCAGTAATTTTTGTTCCATCGGCTAGTTCATAGCTATATTCAAGATTTTTATCAGAAATAAATGCTTCTGTTTTAAATGTTTGAAATTTAATGCACTCGGCTCCTAAAGCAGCTGCAGTATCAATCATTTTTTTTGCTTGCTGAACGCTTCCATTATGGTTTAAGGTTGTTTCAGGTATAATAAAACATGGTTCGCCTGGTCCAATTCTTCTTTTACCGATATAAATATGCTGTGGCATAATATCACCTTCTTTAGTCCTTGACATTTTTTCTAGTTCACTGATAACTTCTTTGATGCATGCTACTACTTGTCTAACATCTTTAACGTCCATAGTTGGAAATAAAGGCAGTGTTATAATTCGAGCAAAGATGTCTTCAGTATGAGGATAATTAAGGGGATTAACAAGTTCAGTGCTGTAAAATTTTTCTTTATAATACGTGAAGTGATAGATGGGCGTATAATGGACATTGACCCCTATATTTCTCTCGCGCATTTTTTTGAAAAAAAGATCTCGATCTAAAAAAGGATATTTTCTAGTATTAAGAAATATGGTAAATAGATGCCATGCATGTTTGATAGTATCGGAATAGTTGGGTGTATTTATTTGAGGCACATCTTTGAAAAGTTGTTGATATTCATGTGCTAACTCAGTCCTCTTTTTAATAAATAATTCTAATTTATTAAGTTGTGAAATTCCCAATGCTGCCTGAAAATCAGTAATGCGATAATTTCTTCCTAAAGCAACATGGTCGTACTGCCAGGAAGAATCTTTACTGCATCGTTCGCGTGTCTCTTTAGTAATACCATGATTTCTCAGAATTTTTAATTGTTTATGCCATTGTTCATTGTTAGTGGTTATAGCGCCGCCTTCACCAGTAGTAATATGTTTAACAGGGTGAAAGCTGAATATCGTCAAATCAGCAGCGGTTCCTACGTTTCTCTTTCCTAAGTTGTCGTAAGATGCGCCCAAAGCATGTGCAGCATCTTCAACTAAATAAAGATTATATTTTCGCGCAATTTCTTTGAGCTGATCAAAAGCAGCAGGATAACCTGCAAAATCAACATAGAGTATGGCTTTTGTGTTTGGAGTTATTTTCGCTTCAATTTTATTGACGTCAATAGTTAATGTTTCTGGAGAGATGTCTACAAATACAGGTTTGCATTTGTTATAAATAATGCTATTTGCTGTTGCAACAAAAGTAAAGGGCGTTGTTATAATCTCAGAATCTTCAGGCAAATCAAGAGCTTGGAGGGCTAATTCAAGCGCAGCTGT
This genomic interval from Candidatus Woesearchaeota archaeon contains the following:
- a CDS encoding aldo/keto reductase — translated: MPHNYPSKRIAVIIQARVGSTRLPSKILLNLAGKPMLTHIIERCQTLLDNGDIDAIVVATSTNVKIAQECGVQWYQGSEDDIMQRYKEAAQKYAADIIIRVTADCPLVDVEEISRMLAYFMEHQTHNSDKFLKLDYIHNISNTGLTLNNTGVPLGLGAEIITKEALLKADALAVKPYQREPFLVIEEFPQQFSTEFFPASPWLQHHTFRLTVDEQADYDLMNIIYDKLYHPLARSARERIVTIKECIDFLKSHPDIAAINSNVNQKTYYAVSEYLQAPNVVFYCEASSDIGLGHVMRSLTLAQKLKDKYNANVCFYVNLFEPALNLISKANFVYSTSPNIPNTDIIVIDVLRSLILGEQLIRRIKNKCKALVIIDDLYNFTDLYSSADIVVNTQISADETNYDQFPALKKLLGLNYLLLRRSFQKYLNEISENLKKKQQSNLKNILVTFGGGDRLGSTLKVITALNKASLPIKITVIIGNAFPFMKELEQLRTKLSSNFEIVFNASNIEDYMYQADIAFCTAGYTGYELLALGTPFFVIEQEPEQQRIIEKLVETGAVRSLGYHDKVTEEKIITAVTSLLLFPQQLVDMKKKCYGLIDGKGTERVADEIIKIYKQKNSLNISKITLGTAQFSPGYGVANTRGNLCLKEAYSILQTATALGITVIDTAPIYGEAEKRLGSFFSKLHQKELPTIVTKISDLEQIHTLEQEQAYEFMKSQVLSSARKLQLSKISICLLHDASNMNNPKVISSLLRLKEEGLVGKIGVSIYHPDEVTTFLNTDIFEVIQLPINLLDTRLIKNGLLHKLHQKRILVFARSIFLQGLFFLDYKKLPPHLEFARDHLKRIHQIAHKIGLSVPQLAFTFVRDIPEITSLVIGAENAQQIEETVSLLQTEPLPEKINKEILNTFNNVPEKLINPSLWESKT
- the pseC gene encoding UDP-4-amino-4,6-dideoxy-N-acetyl-beta-L-altrosamine transaminase: MNVLVTGGAGFIGRAVVKKLLQENHTVWVIDNLSNSSAENLAEFNNHSLFKGLIQGDIVDYKQTSKLFENNFDVCIHLAAQIEVQNSLDNTKKSFNSNILGTYNLLEGCMKQKTTFVFISTCMVYDTVAPEEIGKGITEEHPVKPASPYAGTKLAGEQLALSYYYGLGLPVVILRPFNTYGPFQKTNLEGGVVSIFISSHVRGHDLNIFGSGEQTRDLLYVEDCAEFIVKAAFSQKAVGQILNAGTGKDIRINELAASIEPVPSKIKHIPHHHPQAEIMKLVCNYTKAHTLLNWEPKTSLTDGIKKTEAWIKDQSCMELNINDRNQKSPSSSYTRFTSLLPYGRHCIEEDDITAVTEVLRSSWITTGPKIEEFEKALCSTIGCTYAVAVNSGTAALELALQALDLPEDSEIITTPFTFVATANSIIYNKCKPVFVDISPETLTIDVNKIEAKITPNTKAILYVDFAGYPAAFDQLKEIARKYNLYLVEDAAHALGASYDNLGKRNVGTAADLTIFSFHPVKHITTGEGGAITTNNEQWHKQLKILRNHGITKETRERCSKDSSWQYDHVALGRNYRITDFQAALGISQLNKLELFIKKRTELAHEYQQLFKDVPQINTPNYSDTIKHAWHLFTIFLNTRKYPFLDRDLFFKKMRERNIGVNVHYTPIYHFTYYKEKFYSTELVNPLNYPHTEDIFARIITLPLFPTMDVKDVRQVVACIKEVISELEKMSRTKEGDIMPQHIYIGKRRIGPGEPCFIIPETTLNHNGSVQQAKKMIDTAAALGAECIKFQTFKTEAFISDKNLEYSYELADGTKITEKQYDMFKRYELTEKDFVELKAYAEAKGLIFISTPGGDKESVEILERIGVDAYKIGSDDLTNYPFLSYVARKGKPIILSTGYSNDLEIHGAVESIYAAGNKQLILLHCVSAYPTTAEMVNLNAMKYLHDTYHIPTGFSDHTPGVAVPLKAVTLGASVIEKHFTLNKFDKGPDHRFSAEPDELRRILQGAKILHQTPEKLAQLLITPEEKRQAEVAPGNYRKTFHQSELDVKKVAQKSLIYTNDLSAGHILTEQDIDMKRADFKGITDPRKIQELLGKKLTTAVKKDALIALEHLGMQ